AGGCGCTGTAACGGATTTCGAGCCGCTTGTAATAATTGCTCATCAGGTAATCGAAAACTTCCTTGTCAAAAACAATACTGTTGAGTTGACAGACCTGACGGAAAATGTTCTCGAACTGTTCCTCTGTAGGGTAGTCGACTTTGAACTTGTAATGGATGCGCCGCAGAAAGGCTTCATCCACCAGCTGCTGCGGCTCGATGTTGGTGGAAAAAATCACCAGGTTATCGAAGGGAATTTCAAATTTCATCCCTGTGTGCAGCGTAAGAAAGTCGATACGCCGGTCAAGCGGAACCATCCAACGGTTTAACAGCAATTGGGGGTCGACCGATTGTCGTCCGAAATCGTCGATAATGAAAATGCCGTTATTGGCCTTTACCTGAAGGGGGGATTCGTAATATTTGGTGATCGGATTGAAGTCGAGATCGAGGGTTCGCAAGGTCAGCTCGCCTCCGGCAATGACCACCGGCCGCCGTACAAACAGCCAGCGCTCGTCATAGGCACAGGCTCCGTTTTCAACTTCCAGAGCGTGATGGTTGACCGGGTCGTAGACATTGATGATTTCCCCCGCACATACAATGCATAGGGCATATAAATGCCGCCCGGCAGCAGTTCGGCAACAGCCTCGGCGATGGAGGTCTTGCCGTTGCCCGGCGGTCCGTAAAGAAAAATTTCCTTTCCCGAACTCAGTGCCGGCCCCAGACGCCGCAACAACCGATCGCTGACAACCAGATGGGAGAAGACCTGATGCACCCTTTCCTGGCTTATCAGGAGACTACGCACCGTCTGGAGGTCCACCATGTCGCGGTAATCGTCAAGAGCAACCGGGGCGGGTCCTACATAACGGGAAACATCGAGCAGCGCCGAGGCCCGACGGATGCCTGGTTCGGTAATACAATACTGATAGGTGCTTTTGGAATAGAGGGAGGCCCCCTTCACTTTGACAAAATGCTCTCTTCGGAGCTCTTCCACTGCCAGATCGAGAATATGCCCCGGAAGCTTGACCCGATCGCTCAGGTCGGCGAGGGTAAAGTCTCCAAGGAACAGGGCATGCTTCAATGCCAGATCGGCAATGAAAAACAGGTCGAGGCCGGTATCTTCGATGGTCTGCGGGCATTCCGGAGGCTTTCGAAAAAAATTCTGAAGCTTCTTCTCATCGAGCGATCCCTGGGCACAAAGATTCTGCCCCAGCCGCCCTCCCCGCAGCCTCTGACGCTGTAACGCCGCGCTGAGTTGCTGTTGAGATATTACACCCTCTTCTACCAACCTTTCACCCAGGGGAATTTTCATAACGCCAGCCTTCCATGGTGTTTGGATTACATTTGCAAGCAGCATTGCCCTGCTTGCCGAAAATTCATACTGAAAGTTTACGTTAAAAACCGCGGGAAGCCAGTTCCGGAAAACCGGAAAATCCTCAAAACGCCCGGCACCTCTGGATAGATCCGGCAGTCATCGGCATCAGGCATCGGGAAACACATTGTCCCGAAACTGGTGAAAATCCGTAAAGCAGGCACGACGGCACTGGAAAAGCAGTAAAAGACTGCAGGCGGCGACGCCGGCGACAATGGCACACATAATGGCAATCTGGTATCTGACCGCAATCAAGGGATCGGTACCGGAGAGGATCTGGCCGGTCATCATGCCGGGAAGCGTTACCAGACCGGCGGCGGCCATCGAATTGGTGACCGGAATGAGCGCTGCGCGAAACGCCTGCCGCAAGGCCGGAGCGGCTGCTGTTGCGGCGCTGGCGCCGAGACACAGGGCGACTTCGATCTCGTCGCGCCGGTCACGCAGTTCCGACAGATACCTCTCCAGCGCCAGGGTCGCACCATTCATGGAATTTCCCAGGATCATACTGGCCAGCGGCACCAGGTAGCGGGGGTCGTACCAGGGGGAAGGACCTACGACCAGCAGACAGAAATAGGCCGTCACCGAACCACAGCCAAACAGCA
This portion of the Syntrophotalea acetylenica genome encodes:
- a CDS encoding AAA family ATPase, which gives rise to MKIPLGERLVEEGVISQQQLSAALQRQRLRGGRLGQNLCAQGSLDEKKLQNFFRKPPECPQTIEDTGLDLFFIADLALKHALFLGDFTLADLSDRVKLPGHILDLAVEELRREHFVKVKGASLYSKSTYQYCITEPGIRRASALLDVSRYVGPAPVALDDYRDMVDLQTVRSLLISQERVHQVFSHLVVSDRLLRRLGPALSSGKEIFLYGPPGNGKTSIAEAVAELLPGGIYMPYALYVRGKSSMSTTRSTITLWKLKTEPVPMTSAGCLYGGRWSLPEAS
- a CDS encoding ABC transporter permease; the protein is MNQAVIIDPNAANMAFAYGLILLVVGLARLSGAGRERALLWASLRMVAQLVAVGFLLRLVFAVRSPLLTLMILLSMVAFALQIIGGRIKSRLRGLHRMIGIALLFGCGSVTAYFCLLVVGPSPWYDPRYLVPLASMILGNSMNGATLALERYLSELRDRRDEIEVALCLGASAATAAAPALRQAFRAALIPVTNSMAAAGLVTLPGMMTGQILSGTDPLIAVRYQIAIMCAIVAGVAACSLLLLFQCRRACFTDFHQFRDNVFPDA